TCACTTCACCCAGGGCCAGCACCTGGTAATGCGCACCCAACTGGACGGCGAAGAAGTGCGCCGCTCCTATTCCATCTGCACCGGCGTGAATGACGGCGAACTGCGCATCGCCATCAAGCGCGTGGCCGGAGGGCGTTTTTCGGCGTTTGCCAATGAGCAGCTCAAGGCCGGGCACAGCCTGGAAGTGATGCCGCCTGCCGGGCATTTTCACGTGGAACTGGACCCTGCACGCCACGGCAACTATTTGGCCGTGGCGGCCGGCAGCGGTATTACGCCGATCCTGTCGATCATCAAGACCACCCTGCAAACCGAGCCCCACAGCCGCGTGACGCTGCTGTACGGCAACCGTTCCAGCTCCGGCGCGCTGTTTCGCGAGCAGCTGGAAGATTTGAAAAACCGCTATTTGCAGCGCCTGAACCTGATCTTTTGTTCAGCCGCGAACAGCAGGATGTGGACCTCTACAACGGCCGCATCAACGCCGACAAATGCGAGCAACTGTTCTCCCGCTGGCTGGACGTAAAAACCCTCGACGCCGCCCTCATCTGCGGCCCGCAGGAAATGACCGAAACCGTGCGCGACAGCCTCAAGGCCCGAGGCATGCAGCCTGAACGCATTCACTTCGAACTGTTCGCCGCCGCCGGTAGCCAGCAGAAACGTGAAGCCCGCGAGGCCGCCCGCGAACTGGACGCCGCCGTCAGCCAGATCACCGTGATCAGCGATGGCCGCGCCTTGGCCTTCGACCTGCCGCGCAACAGCCAGAGCATCCTCGACGCCGGCAACGCCCAAGGCGCCGAGCTGCCGTATTCGTGCAAGGCCGGCGTGTGCTCGACCTGCAAATGCAAGGTCATCGAAGGCGAAGTGGAGATGGACAGCAACCACGCCCTGGAAGACTACGAAGTGGCCGCCGGCTACGTGCTGTCGTGCCAGGCCTTCCCGATCAGCGACAAGGTGGTACTGGACTTCGACCAACTCTGACGCGTGCAGCCACACCCCAACACAACAATAAAAGGACGACACCGCCATGACCCCCGACGATATCGAACGCATCCGCCAGCACCCCGACTTTATCCAGTTGGTACGGCGCAAACAGAAGCTGTACTGGTCGCTGTCACTGATCATGCTGGTGGTGTATTTCGGCTTTGTGTTGTTGGTGGCGTTCTCCCCGCCACCCTCGGGCAGTCCCTGAGCGGCGGCGTGACCACGGTGGGCATGCTGGTGGGTGTGGTGATTGTGTTGCTGGCGTTCGCGCTGACCGGTTTTTACGTGCACCGCGCCAACCATGTGATCGACCCGTTGAACGACAAACTCAAGCAGGAGTGCGCAGCATGAGCCGGCTGATTGCGTGGTTCCTGTTGCCCCTTGCGTTGGCCACCGACCTGGCCATCGCCGCCGATGACGTGGCGCGGCCGCTGAACTGGAACGCCATCGGCATGTTCCTGGTGTTCGTACTTTTCACCTTTGGCGTGACGCGCTGGGCGGCGTTGCGCACCCGCTCGGCGAGCGACTTCTACACCGCCGGCGGCGGCATGACCGGGTTCCAGAACGGCCTGGCGATTGCCGGCGACATGATCTCGGCGGCGTCCTTCCTGGGCATCTCGGCGATGATGTTCCTCAATGGTTATGACGGTTTGCTGTACGCCCTGGGCGTATTGGCAGGCTGGCCGATCATCCTGTTCCTGATTGCCGAGCGCCTGCGCAACCTGGGCAAGTACACCTTTGCCGACGTGGTGTCGTACCGCCTGGAACAGACCCCGGTGCGCCTCACCTCGGCCTTCGGCACCCTGACCGTGGCGCTGATGTATTTGGTGGCGCAGATGGTCGGCGCGGGCAAGTTGATCGAGCTGCTGTTCGGCATCGACTACCTGTACGCGGTGATGCTGGTGGGCGTGCTGATGGTGTTCTACGTGACGTTTGGCGGCATGCTCGCGACCACTTGGGTACAGATCATCAAGGCGGTGATGCTGCTGTTCGGCACCTCCTTCATGGCGTTCATGGTGCTCAAGCATTTCGGTTTCAGCACCGAGGCGATGTTTGCCGGGGCCGCCGCCGTGCATGCCAAGGGCAGCGCGATCATGGCGCCGGGTGGCTTGCTGTCCAACCCAATCGATGCGATTTCCCTGGGGGTGGGCATGATGTTCGGCACCGCCGGGCTGCCGCATATCCTGATGCGTTTCTTCACGGTCAGTGACGCCAAGGAAGCGCGTAAGAGCGTGTTCTACGCCACCGGTTTCATCGGCTACTTCTACCTGCTGCTGATCGTGGTCGGCTTTGGCGCAATCGTCATGGTGGGCACCGACCCGACCTTCCGTGACGCCAACGGCGCGATCATCGGCGGCGGCAACATGATCGCCGTGCACCTGGCCCAAGCGGTGGGCGG
The Pseudomonas poae DNA segment above includes these coding regions:
- a CDS encoding cation acetate symporter; this translates as MATDLAIAADDVARPLNWNAIGMFLVFVLFTFGVTRWAALRTRSASDFYTAGGGMTGFQNGLAIAGDMISAASFLGISAMMFLNGYDGLLYALGVLAGWPIILFLIAERLRNLGKYTFADVVSYRLEQTPVRLTSAFGTLTVALMYLVAQMVGAGKLIELLFGIDYLYAVMLVGVLMVFYVTFGGMLATTWVQIIKAVMLLFGTSFMAFMVLKHFGFSTEAMFAGAAAVHAKGSAIMAPGGLLSNPIDAISLGVGMMFGTAGLPHILMRFFTVSDAKEARKSVFYATGFIGYFYLLLIVVGFGAIVMVGTDPTFRDANGAIIGGGNMIAVHLAQAVGGNLFLGFISAVAFATILAVVAGLALSGASAVSHDLYACVMRKGQATEQQEIRVSRIATLCIGVLAIILGLLFESQNIAFLSGLVLAIAASVNFPVLFLSMYWKGLTTRGAVIGSLAGLVSAIVLLVLSPAVWVNVLHHDKALFPYSNPALFSMSLAFFSAWLFSVTDTSPRAALERGRYLAQFIRSMTGIGAAGASKH